The Candidatus Hydrogenedentota bacterium genome includes a window with the following:
- a CDS encoding TlyA family RNA methyltransferase, which translates to MEKERLDILVQRLAGVSRSKARGLIQTGHVYAPDGRKLDKPGVRLEADTPLEIREEARFVSRGGDKLEAAFQAFEFDVSGRVAIDVGASTGGFTDCLLQHGAAYVYAVDVGYGQLAWRLRQDPRVCVMERTNIRNLVPEALERRPDVFTADCSFISLRLVLPVLKTLLKTPAEGVVLVKPQFEAGKELVGKGGVVRDEEVRDRVVKDVIEAAITLGFESRGLTPSPLKGPKGNQEFLAHLTLPALE; encoded by the coding sequence ATGGAAAAAGAACGGCTGGACATACTGGTGCAGCGGCTCGCGGGCGTGTCGCGCTCGAAGGCCAGAGGGTTGATTCAGACCGGTCACGTCTACGCCCCGGACGGCCGAAAACTCGATAAACCGGGTGTGCGGCTGGAGGCGGATACCCCGCTCGAAATCCGCGAAGAGGCGCGTTTTGTGAGCCGCGGCGGCGACAAGCTCGAGGCGGCATTCCAGGCGTTCGAATTCGACGTGTCCGGGCGCGTCGCGATCGACGTGGGCGCGTCCACGGGCGGGTTTACGGATTGCCTTCTGCAGCACGGGGCGGCGTATGTGTATGCCGTTGATGTGGGTTATGGCCAATTGGCATGGCGGCTCCGGCAAGACCCCCGGGTCTGCGTTATGGAGCGTACGAACATCCGAAACCTGGTTCCAGAGGCGTTAGAAAGACGTCCGGACGTATTCACGGCCGATTGTTCTTTCATCTCGCTGCGTTTGGTGTTGCCGGTGCTCAAAACCCTGCTGAAGACGCCGGCCGAAGGGGTGGTTCTGGTCAAGCCCCAGTTTGAGGCGGGCAAAGAACTCGTCGGGAAGGGCGGGGTCGTCCGCGATGAAGAGGTGCGCGACCGGGTCGTAAAGGACGTCATCGAGGCCGCTATCACGCTGGGGTTCGAGTCGCGCGGCCTGACGCCTTCTCCGTTGA